A genomic region of Polyangiaceae bacterium contains the following coding sequences:
- a CDS encoding phosphoenolpyruvate kinase: MSVYQSTLADEARTELAALSEANLAYARAFPGDLPTRQPVHTVYGGAQLYKAETAVRLGELALRALDEYAPDAFSFARAVGMEGADELPVTRAAQLPLEARFGADPKAFEHENRAAWLALTVYGRVRAKLGREAVEDLRIDFEDGFGNRPDAEEDETAVRTAKELARAVREGIAPPFFGIRIKPLNEELKMRSVRTLDLFVTTLVQEAGGIPDGFVVTLPKIPVPEQVSALVKLFEKLETRLGLAPRTLKMEMMVELTATFFDRFGRINLPLLLAAADGRCTGAHFGTYDYTASCSITAAYQTMDHPACDFAAHLMKNTLANTGVFLSDGATNVMPVGPHRARPGESLSAQEARENMAAVHHAWRTAYGHIQRSLRLGIYQGWDLHPAQLPVRYAALYAFFLSGFSAAAERLGNFIDKAAQATLVGNVFDDAATGQGLLNYFLRGLACGAVSVEELAATGLTEEEMQLRSFAKIMDARTARR; encoded by the coding sequence ATGTCCGTTTATCAAAGCACGCTAGCAGACGAAGCCCGCACGGAGCTTGCCGCTCTATCCGAAGCGAATTTGGCCTATGCGCGAGCATTCCCAGGCGATTTGCCGACGCGTCAGCCCGTACATACCGTATATGGCGGCGCACAGCTTTACAAGGCGGAGACGGCGGTACGTCTTGGCGAGCTTGCCTTGCGGGCGCTCGATGAATACGCGCCGGATGCATTCAGTTTTGCGCGCGCGGTGGGAATGGAGGGCGCCGACGAATTGCCGGTGACGCGCGCGGCGCAATTGCCGCTCGAGGCGCGATTTGGCGCGGATCCGAAGGCGTTCGAGCATGAAAATCGTGCCGCGTGGCTGGCGCTCACGGTGTACGGACGCGTGCGCGCGAAACTCGGACGCGAAGCCGTCGAAGATTTGCGTATCGATTTCGAGGATGGATTTGGCAACCGGCCGGACGCGGAAGAGGACGAAACGGCGGTGCGTACGGCGAAGGAGCTTGCGCGTGCCGTGCGCGAAGGGATCGCGCCGCCATTTTTCGGAATTCGCATCAAGCCGCTCAACGAAGAGCTGAAAATGCGTTCGGTGAGGACGTTGGATTTGTTCGTCACGACGCTCGTGCAAGAAGCGGGGGGAATTCCAGATGGGTTTGTCGTAACATTACCCAAAATTCCGGTGCCGGAGCAGGTATCGGCATTGGTAAAACTCTTCGAGAAATTGGAAACACGCTTGGGTCTTGCTCCACGAACGTTGAAAATGGAGATGATGGTGGAGCTGACGGCGACATTTTTCGATCGTTTTGGTCGCATCAACTTGCCATTGCTCCTCGCAGCCGCGGATGGCCGCTGCACGGGAGCGCATTTCGGGACGTACGACTACACGGCATCGTGCAGCATTACGGCCGCATATCAAACGATGGATCATCCCGCGTGTGATTTCGCGGCGCATCTCATGAAAAATACCTTGGCGAATACCGGCGTATTCCTCTCCGACGGAGCGACGAACGTGATGCCCGTAGGTCCGCATCGCGCTCGTCCCGGAGAATCGCTGAGCGCGCAAGAGGCGCGTGAAAACATGGCCGCGGTGCATCATGCTTGGCGCACCGCGTACGGGCACATTCAACGTTCCTTGCGCCTTGGGATTTACCAGGGTTGGGACTTGCATCCCGCGCAATTGCCCGTTCGTTACGCGGCATTGTATGCATTTTTCTTGAGCGGTTTTTCAGCGGCCGCCGAACGCCTCGGAAACTTCATTGACAAAGCAGCGCAAGCGACGCTCGTGGGCAATGTTTTCGACGACGCGGCGACGGGCCAAGGGTTGCTCAATTACTTTCTGCGCGGGCTGGCGTGCGGCGCCGTGAGCGTCGAAGAATTGGCGGCAACGGGGCTCACCGAAGAAGAAATGCAGTTGCGATCGTTTGCCAAAATCATGGATGCGCGAACGGCTCGACGGTAG
- the uraD gene encoding 2-oxo-4-hydroxy-4-carboxy-5-ureidoimidazoline decarboxylase: MSLEKAAQHLNLLDAQARFDALLTCCHATNWAMAVNRAAPYANGDDLWDAAEVVWSNATEADRLEAFAAHPKIGGDVEALRRKFAATNQTKSADWSSKEQAGVASASQEVLERLSALNLEYEAKFGFIFIVCATGKSADEMLSLLEARLPNTRAKELDNAAREQLKITRIRLEKLA, from the coding sequence ATGAGCCTCGAAAAAGCAGCCCAACATCTCAATCTGCTGGATGCCCAAGCGAGATTCGACGCGCTGCTCACTTGTTGCCACGCGACGAATTGGGCAATGGCCGTGAATCGAGCGGCGCCGTATGCCAATGGTGACGATTTGTGGGACGCGGCGGAGGTGGTTTGGTCGAACGCGACCGAAGCGGATCGATTGGAAGCGTTCGCGGCGCACCCGAAGATAGGCGGCGACGTGGAGGCGTTGCGACGCAAGTTCGCTGCGACAAACCAAACGAAGAGCGCCGATTGGTCGAGCAAGGAACAAGCAGGAGTAGCAAGCGCGAGTCAGGAAGTGCTCGAGCGGTTGTCTGCGCTGAATTTGGAATACGAGGCGAAATTCGGCTTCATTTTCATCGTGTGCGCGACGGGCAAGAGCGCCGATGAAATGCTGTCATTGCTCGAAGCGAGGCTCCCCAATACGCGCGCGAAAGAATTGGACAATGCCGCGCGCGAGCAGCTAAAGATTACGCGAATTCGTTTGGAGAAATTGGCATGA
- a CDS encoding insulinase family protein codes for MVLNTLLGGQFSSRLNMNLREKNAYTYGAYSWFDTRRVAGPFTASGAIMTPATAPAIREMFAEMERLRKELPPAVELENAKTNLIRKLPARFETANGTAQTLGALSVLGLPLDEFATRQSRVAKVTAEDVRRVANTYLRAEAMRVIIVGDASVVQKELEALDLGGIEVRHLVEQNPPSSRKANKH; via the coding sequence ATGGTGCTCAATACGCTCTTGGGTGGCCAATTTTCGAGCCGCCTCAACATGAACTTGCGTGAAAAAAATGCCTACACCTACGGTGCATATAGCTGGTTCGATACGCGTCGAGTTGCTGGGCCCTTTACGGCGAGCGGGGCGATCATGACGCCCGCGACGGCGCCGGCCATTCGGGAAATGTTTGCCGAAATGGAACGATTGCGCAAGGAGTTGCCTCCGGCGGTGGAGCTCGAGAATGCCAAGACGAACCTCATTCGCAAGCTACCTGCTCGATTCGAGACGGCCAACGGGACCGCGCAAACGCTTGGAGCGTTATCCGTCCTGGGTTTGCCGCTCGATGAATTTGCGACGCGTCAGTCGCGCGTGGCGAAAGTGACTGCCGAAGACGTGCGACGCGTTGCGAATACATATTTGCGCGCCGAAGCGATGCGCGTGATCATCGTTGGCGATGCGTCCGTCGTGCAAAAGGAATTGGAAGCGCTCGATCTTGGCGGGATAGAAGTGCGACATCTGGTCGAGCAGAATCCGCCGTCGTCGCGTAAAGCCAACAAGCACTGA
- the uraH gene encoding hydroxyisourate hydrolase, with product MTRSPITTHVLDTALGRPAKGVALVLERQSDSNWTRIASGETDTDGRCSTLLAPGSLERGVYRLSFALDRYFESTGRRSFYPEATIVFRVEAEDEHYHVPLLLAPFGFSTYRGS from the coding sequence ATGACGAGATCACCCATCACGACACACGTGCTCGATACTGCGCTTGGCCGGCCTGCAAAAGGTGTTGCATTGGTGCTCGAGCGACAGAGTGACAGCAACTGGACACGCATTGCATCGGGCGAAACGGATACCGATGGCCGCTGCTCGACGCTTCTCGCGCCAGGCTCGCTCGAGCGTGGCGTGTACCGGTTGTCCTTTGCATTGGACAGGTACTTCGAATCGACCGGGCGCCGGAGCTTTTACCCGGAGGCGACGATTGTTTTTCGAGTGGAAGCCGAAGACGAGCATTACCATGTGCCGCTGCTCCTCGCTCCGTTCGGATTCAGCACCTACCGCGGTAGCTGA
- the treS gene encoding maltose alpha-D-glucosyltransferase, whose translation MGVKRKTTLGDDPTWYKDAIIYEVHLRAFKDSNGDGIGDLNGLTDSLDYLQDLGVTAIWILPFYPSPLRDGGYDIAEYTNIHPAYGTLRDFRRLMREAHRRGLRVINELVINHTSSEHSWFQRSRQAKPGSMWRNFYVWSDTPDRYRDARIIFKDFETSNWAWDPVAKSYYWHRFYSHQPDLNFDSAHVQAAVLGVLDFWMELGVDGMRLDAVPYLFEREGTNCENLPETHEFLKKLRAHIDAKWGGRMLLAEANQWPIDAAAYFGQGDECHMNFHFPLMPRMFMAVELEDSFPIVNIMAQTPKLMDSCQWATFLRNHDELTLEMVTDEDRDYMYRAYAQDRIARINLGIRRRLAPLLKVRSKIELMNALLLSLPGTPVIYYGDEIGMGDNIYLGDRDGVRTPMQWSADANAGFSRAKPQQLYLPVIIDAEYHYQSVNVEAQQSNTSSLLWWMKRILALRKQFNVFGRGDIEFLHPDNGRVIAFLRQYEDTTILVIGNLSRFAQFVELDLTRFRGRTPVELFGRTRFPVIGDAPYVLSMGPHGFFWFLLEVPAAMAQIAGEPQTLRTRGSWLSLIDERKPEIARALGNYVKEQRWFRGKARIVESVNIVDVFRIPDTRLPTVWSGENAYAALVLRIEYAEGAADTYFFPVGFASGARADDLAKRHSDSIAARVILDKGDESEGVTGILFDALLESGFPEVLLKKIAAQRTFVSDHGKLVGVTSRVLKSAPNVVDLAARPLDTEHNAALVHGDKFVSKFFRLIEEGQSAEQEVGRYFMRFPTSLGISRMAGTLEYRARGREAAIIGIIHQHVPNWGDAWQLTLDALDRFFDRVVSDSVRPRSAPVLPRSPLEPVDEQAKAELLELIGAYYERVERLAACTAEVHLALASEREDPAFVPEPYTPMHQQSLYQSVQSNLARTTATLRRRMGSFTERERAIAVAILEQQDAIATRLGTITSRKIVVDRIRCHGDFHLGQVLWTGEDFVIIDFEGDRTRPLSERRYKRCPLRDVAWMLRSFHYAGRSALHRGRTRPEDEPILQNWVDAFVKLASAAYVQTYLNKVGTASFIPAVREDIALLLDFFAAEKCLREVSNELRHRSDFFEFALEALLESAQPRE comes from the coding sequence ATGGGCGTGAAGCGTAAAACCACCCTGGGCGATGATCCCACCTGGTACAAGGACGCCATCATTTATGAAGTGCATTTGCGTGCCTTCAAAGATTCGAATGGCGACGGAATCGGTGATTTGAATGGACTTACCGATTCTTTGGATTATTTGCAGGATCTTGGCGTAACTGCCATTTGGATTCTTCCATTTTACCCGTCTCCATTGCGCGACGGTGGATACGACATCGCGGAATACACGAACATTCATCCCGCGTACGGCACGCTTCGCGACTTTCGCAGGCTCATGCGTGAAGCGCATCGGCGCGGTTTGCGGGTCATTAACGAGCTCGTCATCAACCACACGTCCAGCGAGCATTCGTGGTTCCAGCGATCGCGCCAAGCGAAACCGGGGAGCATGTGGCGAAACTTCTACGTCTGGAGCGACACGCCAGACCGTTATCGGGACGCACGCATCATTTTCAAGGATTTTGAAACGTCGAATTGGGCGTGGGATCCGGTGGCAAAATCGTATTATTGGCACCGATTTTATTCGCATCAGCCGGACTTGAATTTCGACAGCGCGCATGTCCAGGCGGCTGTGCTCGGCGTCCTCGACTTCTGGATGGAGCTCGGGGTCGACGGAATGCGTCTCGACGCCGTGCCCTATTTGTTCGAGCGCGAAGGGACGAACTGCGAAAATCTCCCGGAAACGCATGAATTTCTCAAAAAATTGCGCGCCCACATCGATGCGAAATGGGGCGGCCGTATGCTCTTGGCCGAAGCCAATCAATGGCCCATCGATGCGGCGGCGTATTTCGGCCAAGGTGACGAATGTCACATGAATTTTCACTTCCCGCTCATGCCCCGTATGTTCATGGCCGTCGAGCTCGAGGACAGTTTTCCCATCGTCAATATCATGGCGCAAACCCCGAAGCTCATGGATAGCTGTCAATGGGCCACGTTTCTGCGAAACCACGACGAGCTCACGCTCGAAATGGTCACCGACGAAGATCGTGACTACATGTATCGCGCGTATGCTCAGGATCGCATCGCCCGTATCAACCTCGGGATCCGCCGAAGGCTCGCACCGCTGCTCAAAGTACGCAGCAAAATCGAGCTCATGAACGCCCTGCTTTTATCATTGCCAGGCACGCCGGTCATCTATTATGGCGACGAAATCGGTATGGGTGACAATATTTATCTAGGCGATCGTGACGGCGTACGAACGCCGATGCAATGGAGCGCCGATGCCAATGCTGGATTTTCTCGTGCCAAACCGCAGCAGCTCTATTTGCCCGTCATCATCGACGCAGAATACCATTATCAATCGGTCAACGTCGAAGCTCAGCAGTCGAATACGTCGTCACTGCTTTGGTGGATGAAGCGCATTCTCGCGCTCCGCAAACAATTCAACGTTTTTGGTCGCGGAGACATTGAATTTTTGCACCCCGACAACGGCCGCGTCATTGCGTTTTTGCGACAATACGAAGACACCACGATCCTCGTCATCGGCAATCTGTCTCGGTTCGCGCAATTCGTCGAGCTCGATCTCACGCGTTTCCGCGGGCGCACGCCGGTCGAGCTCTTTGGTCGAACCCGCTTTCCCGTCATTGGAGATGCGCCTTATGTGCTTTCCATGGGGCCGCACGGGTTTTTCTGGTTCCTCCTCGAAGTCCCCGCCGCGATGGCGCAAATTGCAGGTGAACCACAAACGCTTCGCACCCGCGGTTCATGGCTATCGCTCATCGACGAGCGAAAACCCGAAATTGCGCGCGCTCTCGGGAATTACGTCAAGGAACAACGTTGGTTCCGGGGCAAAGCGCGCATCGTAGAATCCGTGAATATCGTCGACGTCTTTCGAATTCCCGATACGCGTCTACCTACCGTTTGGAGTGGAGAAAATGCGTACGCGGCGCTCGTCTTGCGGATCGAATACGCCGAGGGCGCGGCCGACACGTACTTCTTTCCCGTTGGTTTCGCGTCCGGTGCGCGCGCGGACGACCTCGCCAAGCGCCATTCGGACAGCATCGCTGCTCGGGTGATCCTCGACAAGGGCGATGAATCCGAAGGGGTCACGGGCATTCTATTCGACGCGCTGCTCGAAAGTGGTTTTCCCGAGGTCCTGCTCAAAAAAATCGCCGCCCAAAGAACGTTCGTCAGCGACCATGGAAAACTCGTCGGCGTTACTTCGAGAGTGCTGAAGTCCGCGCCGAACGTCGTCGATCTCGCGGCCCGCCCACTCGATACCGAGCACAATGCGGCGCTCGTTCACGGCGACAAGTTCGTATCGAAGTTCTTCCGGCTCATCGAAGAGGGACAAAGCGCCGAACAAGAAGTGGGTCGGTATTTCATGCGATTTCCGACGAGCCTTGGCATCTCGCGCATGGCCGGGACTCTCGAATACCGTGCACGAGGGCGCGAAGCCGCAATCATCGGCATCATCCACCAACACGTTCCGAATTGGGGTGACGCGTGGCAACTCACCCTGGATGCCCTCGACCGATTCTTTGATCGCGTCGTTTCCGATAGCGTGCGGCCGCGTTCGGCACCCGTGCTCCCGCGCTCGCCACTCGAACCCGTCGACGAACAGGCCAAAGCGGAGCTTCTGGAGCTCATCGGGGCATATTACGAGCGTGTGGAGCGGTTGGCCGCGTGCACGGCCGAAGTCCATTTGGCGCTTGCGAGCGAACGCGAGGATCCCGCTTTCGTTCCCGAGCCTTATACGCCCATGCACCAGCAATCCCTTTATCAATCCGTGCAGAGCAATCTCGCGCGAACGACCGCCACCTTGCGACGACGCATGGGCAGTTTTACCGAACGCGAGCGAGCCATTGCAGTCGCAATTCTCGAGCAGCAAGATGCAATCGCGACACGCTTGGGTACCATTACGAGCCGCAAAATCGTCGTGGATCGAATTCGATGCCATGGTGACTTCCATCTCGGCCAAGTGCTCTGGACCGGCGAAGATTTCGTCATCATCGACTTCGAGGGTGATCGGACCCGACCGCTATCCGAGCGACGCTACAAGCGTTGTCCATTGCGTGATGTCGCGTGGATGCTCCGATCGTTTCATTACGCAGGAAGGTCGGCACTCCACCGCGGCCGAACGCGTCCCGAAGACGAACCCATACTCCAAAATTGGGTGGATGCATTCGTAAAACTGGCATCCGCCGCGTACGTTCAGACGTACCTGAACAAGGTCGGAACGGCATCGTTCATTCCGGCGGTACGCGAGGACATTGCGCTGCTTCTGGACTTCTTCGCAGCGGAAAAGTGCCTCCGCGAAGTTTCGAACGAATTGCGGCATCGATCGGATTTTTTCGAATTCGCCCTCGAAGCGCTGCTCGAATCGGCCCAGCCGCGCGAGTAA
- a CDS encoding insulinase family protein has translation MRPNCPTSAAAAVLAFACTLAPGSMVVAQPVASSASAAPASGPRMTLAFEKYALPNGLEVILHEDHRTPVVAVNIWYHVGAKDEGPGRSGFAHLFEHVMFQGSRNVGEDKFFYYLERAGASDRNGSTNFDRTNYYETVPSGELGLALWLESDRMGYLLDHANEKTFTEQREVVKNERRQRVENASYGFVSQFIYETLFPLGHPYHRPVIGLPEDLDAAKIDDVRSFFRRYYVPNNATLVVAGDFQPAKAKELVAKYFGGLPRGADPGVIRGPLPPPPLTAQKRIDIEADVTLPRLVISWVTPPHYAPGDADLDIASDILSSGKSSRLYKRLVYDLQIAQSAIAYQASYELASVFEISVTLQKGRSLDEALGLVDSELDKLRFALPPEDEVARARTRSLTGLVFGAERVTGRADTLNTYNRRTGDPGFFDKDLRRYESITAADVTKAIQTYLRKDNRIVTYVHPTEGAPRAGRLVTRGQ, from the coding sequence ATGCGACCGAACTGCCCGACGAGCGCCGCCGCCGCGGTCCTCGCATTCGCCTGCACTCTTGCCCCCGGGAGCATGGTTGTGGCTCAGCCCGTTGCTTCGTCTGCTTCTGCTGCACCCGCGAGCGGTCCTCGCATGACGCTTGCCTTCGAAAAATACGCCTTGCCGAATGGGCTCGAGGTGATCCTGCACGAGGATCACCGCACGCCCGTCGTGGCCGTCAACATTTGGTATCACGTCGGCGCCAAGGACGAAGGCCCCGGTCGAAGCGGCTTTGCGCACCTTTTCGAACACGTCATGTTTCAGGGCTCGCGCAACGTCGGGGAAGACAAGTTTTTTTATTATCTCGAGCGCGCTGGAGCGAGCGACCGGAACGGTTCGACGAACTTCGACCGCACGAACTATTACGAGACCGTACCGTCGGGCGAATTGGGGCTCGCGCTTTGGCTCGAGAGCGATCGCATGGGGTATTTGCTCGATCACGCCAACGAAAAGACGTTCACCGAGCAGCGCGAGGTCGTCAAGAACGAGCGTCGGCAGCGCGTCGAGAATGCGTCGTACGGGTTTGTCTCGCAGTTCATTTATGAAACGCTCTTTCCGCTTGGGCACCCATATCATCGTCCAGTCATTGGTTTGCCCGAGGATCTCGATGCAGCGAAAATCGACGACGTGCGCTCATTTTTCCGTCGATACTACGTCCCCAACAATGCCACGCTGGTCGTCGCGGGTGATTTCCAACCAGCAAAGGCCAAGGAGCTCGTTGCGAAATATTTCGGTGGTTTGCCCCGAGGCGCTGATCCCGGCGTCATTCGAGGTCCTTTGCCGCCGCCCCCGCTGACCGCGCAAAAACGCATCGATATCGAGGCGGACGTGACCCTCCCGCGCCTCGTGATCAGTTGGGTGACGCCGCCTCATTACGCTCCGGGCGATGCGGACCTCGACATTGCGTCCGATATCTTGTCGTCGGGCAAATCGAGCCGCCTTTACAAGCGGCTCGTGTACGATTTGCAGATTGCCCAGTCGGCCATTGCGTATCAAGCATCATACGAGCTGGCGAGCGTCTTCGAGATTTCGGTGACGCTGCAGAAAGGCCGGAGTTTGGACGAGGCACTGGGGCTCGTGGACTCGGAGCTCGACAAATTGCGCTTTGCATTGCCGCCCGAGGACGAAGTGGCGCGTGCGCGCACGCGATCGCTCACGGGTCTCGTCTTTGGTGCCGAAAGAGTCACCGGACGAGCGGACACGTTGAACACGTACAATCGCCGCACGGGTGATCCAGGGTTTTTCGACAAAGACTTGCGGCGATATGAAAGTATTACGGCCGCAGACGTGACCAAGGCAATTCAAACGTATTTGCGTAAAGACAATCGGATCGTCACGTACGTTCATCCGACCGAGGGCGCGCCGCGCGCGGGGCGGCTCGTGACCAGGGGGCAATGA
- a CDS encoding insulinase family protein — MNRSIVLAIFGLLAMGCGNAPIVVPPPQAPPPDPVIMNNSAALPMVEDPSFRKEPPQPEADVRFVPPKIEEAHLSNGLRVLVAERRDMPIVAMQIVVDRGLDLQTLPGVATMTATMMLTGTKSRSALALSDDLAAIGARYGAWANHDGMGVRGQALRERFPELFAILVDVVRNPAFDGVELERERAKRLTTLAAQTDVPDVLMENAVEEKLYPLGHPYHAPLNGDEASTKAIKASDLVRLHEAAFRPEHATVAIAGDIDRASAVALVEKHLGNWVGKALPKRRIPILGRSGKTKSAYCSSIGRALRNRACRLRWLAYRASTRISMRSWCSIRSWVANFRAAST, encoded by the coding sequence GTGAATCGATCGATTGTTTTGGCGATTTTCGGACTTTTGGCAATGGGTTGTGGCAATGCACCCATCGTCGTACCTCCCCCACAAGCTCCTCCGCCCGATCCGGTAATCATGAACAATTCCGCTGCATTACCAATGGTCGAAGATCCTTCCTTTCGCAAGGAGCCGCCGCAGCCCGAAGCGGACGTGCGCTTCGTGCCGCCGAAAATCGAGGAAGCGCATCTCTCCAATGGACTGCGCGTACTCGTTGCCGAGCGTCGTGACATGCCCATCGTTGCCATGCAGATTGTCGTTGATCGAGGTCTCGATCTGCAGACGCTGCCAGGCGTCGCCACGATGACGGCGACGATGATGCTCACGGGGACGAAATCGCGTTCGGCGCTTGCATTGAGTGACGATCTGGCTGCGATTGGAGCGCGATACGGCGCGTGGGCCAATCATGACGGAATGGGCGTGCGTGGACAAGCGCTTCGGGAACGATTTCCCGAGCTTTTCGCGATTCTCGTGGATGTCGTACGAAACCCGGCTTTCGATGGCGTGGAGCTCGAACGTGAACGAGCCAAACGCCTGACCACGTTGGCGGCGCAGACGGACGTACCCGATGTATTGATGGAAAATGCCGTCGAGGAGAAGCTTTATCCACTCGGGCATCCGTACCATGCGCCTTTGAATGGTGACGAGGCATCGACGAAAGCGATCAAGGCGTCGGATTTGGTGCGTCTTCACGAGGCTGCATTTCGGCCCGAGCACGCGACGGTGGCCATTGCGGGAGACATTGACCGGGCGTCGGCCGTGGCGCTCGTGGAAAAGCATTTGGGGAATTGGGTAGGAAAGGCGTTGCCAAAAAGGCGTATCCCGATCCTCGGCCGCTCGGGAAAGACGAAAAGCGCGTATTGCTCATCGATCGGCCGGGCTCTTCGCAATCGAGCGTGTCGCTTGCGCTGGTTGGCATATCGCGCAAGCACCCGGATTTCGATGCGGTCATGGTGCTCAATACGCTCTTGGGTGGCCAATTTTCGAGCCGCCTCAACATGA